TGGGTAACCAGGGCGCGGCGTCCGCGCTGCCAAACCGTATTGGCAAAAGTGATATTGCCACGGCAGTGACGCTGGCCCGCCAAAGCAGCCAGTAATGTGCTCTTGCCACTGCCGGAGGGACCGGTAAGGCCAAAAATTCCAGAGGCTGGCAGCTCTAATTGCCAGGGAGTCGCAGCGTTAAGCAGAGTCACCAGCCCTGTAACACTCAGTCCGGTAGAATCAGAGGTGGTAGACGCAGTACCGAATAGGGGCAAGGTGATTTCCACTAGCCCAGCACCCCCATTACCGGTTTAGCCTGCTCGTTGTTCGATCCGCGCGGGGCCAAACTATGTCCCAGCCAACGGGCAGCGAGTAGCAGTACCGTAGTAATTCCCATCAACATCAAAGCCAGCCGGTGCGCCGCACCGTATTCCATCGCCTCCACATGTTGATAAAGAGCAATAGAAACCACCTGGGTCTCACCGGGAATAGAGCCACCAATCATCAGCACTACCCCGAACTCACCCAGGGTATGGGCAAACGTTAAAGCGCAGGCACTCACAATAGCGGCGCGACTCGCCGGCAAAAGAACTTTTAACAATGCCGCCCAGGGCGGTATACCCAGCACTGCGGCAGCCTGGGTCAAGCGCTGGCCATTGGCATTAAACGCGGCCAACAGCGGCTGCACCATAAACGGCAGGGAATAAATTACTGACGCAAATACCAGGCCGGTAAAGGAAAACACCAAAGGGCCATCAAAAAGTTGTGACAGCCACTGCCCGGGGGCATAGTTAGGGGAAAATAAAAGCAGTAAATAAAAACCCAAAACCGTGGGTGGCAGTACCAGCGGCAGGGTAATTAATACCTCGATACCGTGGCGCCAGCGGCTCTGCCATTGGCTCAATTTCCAGGCCAGGGGCACGCCGATAATAAACAGGAGCAAGGTAGTTAAGCCGGCCAATTTTAAAGTTAGCCACAGGGCCTGCCAGTCGGCAGCGGCGATACTCATGAGCCACTCCTTCCATCTCTACTTCGATATTGAGTCGGTAAAACACCGTAACCCAAGTGGTATAACTGCGCCTGCACTTCCCCTGAACGTAAATAGTTAGCGAGGGATTGTGCCTTTTTAGGTCGGCGACTCTGGGTGGGAATCAGCAGCTGCTGTTCAATGGGTTTATACAAATGCTGCGGCAACAGCCAATAGTTATCGCGGCCGGCTGCTTGCATCTGGCTGGCGGCGACAAAGCCCAGCTGCGCATTGCCGGAATCCAGCATTAAATAGGCTTGGCCGGCATTGTGAGCCCGGGCCAATTGAGTTTGTTTTTTCTTCCACAAATCCAGGCTTTGCAGCGCTTGCCGTGCGGCACTGCCGAATGGCGCTACTTTCGGATCGGCTAATACAATTTTATCGGGCCAGGTTTGCAGTAACTGCTCGATATTCGATTCCGATTTTGGGTGCCAGAGGGCCAGTAAACCCAGGGCGTAAGTCTGACGACTGTTGCCCAGTGCCCCGCCCTGCTTTTCCAACAGTTCGGGGCGCTCGCGATCGGCGGACAGGAATAAATCGAAGGGCGCGCGGTGCGCTATTTGTTGGTAGAGCACCCCGGAGCTGCCGCTACTGATTTGCACCACACAGGCATGGCGACGCTCAAATTCCGGCAGTACCTCTTCCAGTGCCGGGCGGAAGCTGGCCGCTACCGCCACCCGTAAGGTGCAGTTATCCGCATTAACCGGTAGCGCAATAGCCACCAGTAAAGCGGATAGCAGCAGGCTCAGCCGGCGGACCACTTTTCCATCTCCGCAGCATCGCTGGCCCGGGCTTCGACCCAGCGCTCTGAAGGCTTACCGGACTCTTCCGCAACCGCTTCGCGCTTCCAGAAAGGCGCCTCAGTTTTGAGGCGATCCATGATGTATTGGCAGGCAGCAAAGGCAGCCTGGCGATGAGGGCTGGTGACGCCGACAAAAACAATCTCATCGTTGATCTGCATGGGGCCAACACGGTGGACGATAGTCGCACGCCCCAGGGACCAGCGATCGCGGGCATCATTGATAATCCGTTGCAGGCTTTTTTCGGTCATGCCCGGATAGTGTTCCAGGGCCAGGCCGCAGACATCACTACCGGCATTGAAGTCCCGCACCGAACCCACAAACAAGGCGCAGGCACCATCACCACTGTTGCCCTGCAGCGCAGTATATTCAGCCGCTACGTCGAGGGGCGTTTCACAGACTTCAATACGATCAACGGCTTTCATATTGGCACCACTAGCCGCCGGTAACCGGCGGGAAAAATGCAACTTCATCCCCGGCCTTCACCTGGGCTCCGGTTTCTGCCAGCTCCTGGTTCAGGGCCATACGGATATCGTCTCTTTGCAGGTGCGGGCTCCAATCCGGGTGCTGTTCACATAGGGTTTTGCGCAACTCGCTGATACTGCCGGAAAAGTCCTTCAGGGTAGTCTCGCCCATGCCCAATTGCTGGCGCAGACGCGCGAAAAACAGAACCTTTACCATCGCTTTACACCTCTGAAATTTTTACGCCTTGTCCGCAGCATCGCCGCGCCAGTGGCCGCGCTTACCGCCGGTTTTTTGCAGCAGGCGGGTCGGGCCGATTTCCATCGCCGGGTCCACGGCTTTGCACATATCGTAAATGGTCAGCGCCGCTACCGAAGCTGCGGTTAACGCTTCCATCTCAACGCCAGTGCGCCCGGCCAAGCGGCAGAAAGCGGTGATATGCACACTGTGTTTTTCCGGCTGTAATTCGAAATCCACCGCTACTTTGGTCAGCGCCAGTGGATGGCACAGGGGAATTAAATCCGAGGTTTTCTTCGCGGCCTGGATGCCGGCGATACGAGCTACAGAAAGCACGTCACCTTTTTTATGCGCCCCTTGGCTCAGCAGTGCAAAAGCCTCTGCACTCATACTGATACTGCTCTCGGCCAGGGCGCTGCGGTCAGTGATGTCCTTCTCGGTAACATCCACCATGCTGGCTTCGCCGCGCTGGTTTAAATGGGTTAATTGGCTCACAAATTACCCCCGGCTCTCGCAGGGCGCGCTGGCAAAGCGCACATGGGGGATAAAGTTACAGGGCTTGTGGCGGGCATCCAGCTGCTCCAGCAATATGCCTTCCCAAGCCGTGCGGCAGGCTCCGGTGGAACCGGGCATACAACATATCAGCGTGCGATTAGCCAGGCCGGCGAGCGCGCGGGACTGAACGGTGGAGCTGCCGATATCCCCCAGGGAAATATGGCGGAACAGCTCGCCGAAGCCGTCGACGGTTTTATCGAACAGCGGGCTCAGGGCCTCTGGCGTGGAGTCGCGATCGGTAAAACCGGTACCGCCAGTCACCAATACCACCTGCACTTTGGGATCGGCAATCCAGGCGGAGACCACCGCGCGCATCTGGTAAACATCGTCCGGGGTAATGCGCTTATCTGCGAGCTGATGGCCGGCAGTTTTGAGGGCTTCCACCAGGTACTGGCCAGAGGTATCAGTCTGCTCGTTGCGGGTATCGGATACGGTAAGTACCGCGATATTGAGCGGTACAAATTCTTTGCTAGCGTGTGCGGACATAATCAGTGGTCTCTCAAAAAACTGTTTTCTGGAGTTTTATCCGGCGTACTCAAGCCGAGATAATCTGCCGGCGTATTGATATTGCGATGCCAATCGCCAGCATTTTTTATGGGTATGGATTTGGCCCCCAGGTGACGCAGCAGCGCGCCGACAGAATTGCGCGCACTGCCTTCGATGGCACGGCGCAAATAATCCAGGCAATCGCCATTTAAAGGCAGCCACAGGGGAAAAAAGAAGTTTTCAAAATAACAGGGCCGGCCACTTGTCTGCCCTTCAGCCAATAACTCTGCGAGGTGCTTCCGCCCGAGCAGAGGCATATCTACCGGAATCACCAGGGCCGAATCGGCACCGGTTGTCAGGGCCACCGAATAAAGGCCGCCCAGTGGGCCACGCTCTGGCACCAGATCCTCGATAGCTCCGGGGCGGGCGCCGCTGGTGACGACTTTTGCCAGCGGAAGCTCACTCAACAATGCCTCAGCATGCTGCAAGAAATTGCCCTGTTGGGGGTGGGCCAGCAGGGCCTTATCGCGGCCCATCCGGCTGGAGCGGCCGCCGGCCAGCACCACGCCGATTGTCGATTTACTAACAAGAGCCCTGGCCATAACCCTAGCCCCCCAGCATCGCCAGGTTGCGGGTAGCGCCGGTAAAACCTTCATGCAGCTGATGGCCTGCGGTCTTATCGACTATCAACTCGCGGATATGAGTTGCCAGTGCCTCGCTATCGCCATCGGCGATGATTTCGCGCATATCAAAGCCCTGGTCGGCAAACAGGCACAGGTGCAGCTTGCCCTGGGCCGATACCCGCAGGCGATTGCAGCTTGCACAGAAGTCCTTGCCGTAAGGGGTAATCAGGCCGATACGACCGGCGTAATCCGGGTGGAAATACTCCCGCGCCGGACCGGCATCGCGGGTGCGGATAACTTGTTCCCAGCCTTCCCGCAGCAGCAGAGTTTCTATATCGCCACCGGAGACATGGTTGCTGGCGAAGAACTCGCGGTTATCGCCGGTGCGCATCAATTCAATAAAGCGCAGGGTCACCGGAGTCTCGCGAACCCAGGCGAGGAAATTATCCAGCTCGGCCAGGTTGTACTGGCGCATCAGCACTGCGTTGACCTTGGTATCGATACCCAAGGCCAGGGCGCGATCCAGGCCTGCTAAGGCTTTATCCAGGCGATTGTGACCGGTGATATGGTGGAATTGAGCCGGGTCGAGGCTGTCGATACTGACATTCACCTGATCCAAGCCCGCGCGGTGCCAGTCGTCAATCTGACTGGGCAAGCGGTAACCATTGGTGGTGATGGCTAAGCGGCGAATCTTATCGCTAGCGCGCACGGCTTCGAGCAGCGGCACCAGGTCTTTGCGCAGGGAGGGCTCTCCGCCGGTAAGGCGTACCTTTTCCGTACCCAGTGAAGCGAAAGCGCGCACTAATGTGCCCACCTCAGCGACTGAGAGAGGATTTTCCCCTTCCAGGGAACGTCCGCAACCGATGCCCTCGGGCAGGCAGTAGTTGCAGCGGTAGTTGCAGATGTCCGTCACGGACAGGCGCAGGTAATAAAACCTACGGCCAAAATTGTCTTGTAACATTAAACGCCTTTCCAATTTCGGGAGGCCGCGCAGTTTCCCGCTAGACCCTGGTGGCCGGTACGGCCACGGTCCCGGCACCTTGCAACGTCAATAAAAAATGGCGCTGTTTAGGTAGCGGGACTCGGTGTTTAAACTGATGTCAGTGTATCAAGCTGGTTAATTTATGCTTGGGGCAAAGGTGGTACTCCCTTGGCGCTCGAATTGATGTCCCTTTAGGGACATCAAAATGTGGAGCTTCAGTCGATTATAATTTATAGATCAGAAAATCAGGTTCAAGGTGCGGGGAAAACCCCGGCCGAAGCCGGGGGCCTCGCTAAGGAGTTCTTTCAGCCGCTTAGAAATTAGCGGTTACCATGATCCAAAGTTTGTCGGTGTCAGCATACGCTGTGGAGTCATCATCAGCATCGAAAGCGGCGTACTTAACCAGAGCGGAAATATCCTCGGTGATTTTGCGCCCATAGCTCAGGTTCCACTCATCTCCGTAACTTTCAGAACCCTCGGCCGCTTCAAAATTGTGATAGGTCAAACCCAGCTTGCCGCCGGCCACTTTCATGGAACCGCCAACATACAGATCTTCGACACCATCAGCGGGGGTTCCCAGGAATTTATCAGTGAAACCCTGGAATTTATGCAAGGTAGCCAGCGGGGTTTTAAAACCAACGTCATTGTCGGAACCCAAAACTTCATAACCGAGTTTTGCCGCAACTGGACCCAGATCAGCCCCAAGCTCTGCCAGGTAATAATTGGCACTATAGTCATACTGGTTATCACCAATATCTGACTGGTGCGCATAACTCAGGTTGGCTTTTACCGGACCGAATTTACCTTTGTAATCTACCCCATAAGTGCGGCTGGCATTATCGGTGAGATCTTCCAGATCCAGGTTGTAAACAAAAGCGCTGATTTTATGGTTTTCAGCTACTGGATAAATCGCGTGTAGCAGTTGGATGTCGCCGCCCATATCGGAACCAGCACTGTCTTCACCGAAAATACGGTTAACGTTGTAGACGTAGCTATAATCCAGCTGGAAACTATCGGCACTGCCATACTGATAACGCACACCATCGTAGGTCTGCTCGTTTTGTCTCCAGCCAACACCGCCGACAAATCTTTGCCCATCCAGGTTAATGCGCTGGCGGCCGGCGGTAATTATGGAATTCTCACCGCTGTAGCGAATGTAGGCCTGGTTAATTTCAGTTCCTTCCGGATCAGCCACCACCGGATATCCATCTTCACCATTAACAGTGGAGTTGTAGCTGTCATTGCCAACCGCAGTTACATCATCCATTTCCAGGAAGCTGGTAAAGCCACGGTAGCTGCCACTGCGCCAGTTGAGACGGGTTCTTAAAGTGGATGCAACTGCTTCATCATCGATACCATCCTGATCAACAGTCTCTACGCGGTAACGCAGATTCAATCCGACTTCACCGGATTTCAACGCATCTACCAGAGTGGCATTTTCACTTTCCTGCGCAGCGGCCTGCAATGCGACAGTGCTGCAGGCCCCCAACAGTAAAGCACCGAGAATTTTTGGAAATTTGGAAACGGTCATGACGCTTTTCCTTTGCAACAACGGAGTGAACAGTGACAAATTACAATTTTTCAGACTCGACTGAAACCATATATTTTTTCCTGCTTAATTAATCTTTACTCCCTAGCCTTTACACAGGCGTAATCCCTTATTGGTAGTGGGCACTACCTATCCGGCAAAGCCTCGGTTTCACTGGTTTCCTCAAGCAGGAAATTATTTTGCTGTGCGTACTGTAAACGCTGCATATAATTTTCTCTTTGAATCGCCAAATACATAACCAACATACAAATAGCGAGCACACCGTAGAGCAGCATAAAGGCCGCACTGTGGATACCTACTAAGTCCTGAGCGATTCCAAAAAGAACAGGCAGGGTAAAACCACCGAGGGCACCAATAGTGGCTACGGTACCGCCAACACTCCCCATATGCGCGGGGAAATTATCGTGCAGCGCTTTGTAAACAGAAGCGCGGCCAAATCCCTGGGCGATACCAATAACCAGTAGCAGTAAAGTGAACAGCTCAATACCCACTTCAATATTTAAATGCACATCCCGTTCCACCCCATGAATCGTCATGCTGGTGGGCGGGTAACTGAGGAAGAAAAGACAGACCAGGCAGGTCCAAAAAACACTCCAATTGACGGTGCGCGCACCGTAGCGATCGGCAAACCACCCCCCAAAGCGCGCAGTGAACTGGAAAGGGCCACAAACAACAGGGTTAGAGCCATTGCCACCGGCGTACTGACTTGGTACACCGACAGATAGTAATTCGGTAACCACAATAAAAGCGCAAGAAAACTGCCAAAAACAAAGTAATAGTAGAGCCCATAACGCCAAACCCGGATTTGCGTTAACGGCTTTAAATGACTGCGCAGATCCGGTTTTCCCCGGCTGCGCATATAGCGGGTTTCCTCTGGTGCAAAAAATTCGAATAAAACCATCATCAGGATAATCCCGGCTCCGTAAACCGGCCCTATCCACTCGCGGCCAAACCAATTTTGAATGGCAGGAGCCAATGCCAAGGTAATTGCAGCTCCGGCATTTCCTGCACCAAAAATGCCCATCGCAGTACCCTGTCGCCCTCTTTCGAACCACGGGCTGATATAGCGAATTCCCAAAACAAAAGACACCCCGGAAATACCCAGCCACAACCCCGCCAGCAAATGGGCCCCGTAGCTATCGATAAAGGGCAACAAAAAGAGCACCGGCAGCAATAACAGCATCTGCAATAAAATCAGCTTTTTCGCAGAAAAATATTCCACCAGAAATCCCGCCGGAAAACGCAGCAGCGCCCCGCTCAAAATCGGCGCAGCCAGTAGAACCCCGTATTCAGTTGCAGACAGATCCAACTGTCCGCGAATCTCTACCCCCAATACCGCGTAGAGCGTCCAAACAGAAAAGTTAGCGGCGAACATGGCCGAGGCAAATATCAGCGCACGCCCGGCGAGTTGCTGTGTATATTGCACGGCAGGCATCTCCAAAATATTGGCTGTCGAAAATTAATTGCCACCCCGGTTATGCACCGCATTGAGCCCCGCCCCAGATAAGTGATCACAGAAATACAGCGGGGGCGAGAAATCTACAGAGGCAAGCTACTGGCAAGATGCACAAAAAATCGGCTAGCGACAATTACTCCCAAAAACCCTTTTTAATCATTATCAATTTCCGCCAACTACCCCCACAGGGGTAGAAACGCACTAAAAACCGCCCCTACCCACTCCGAGCGACTAACCCCAAGGGGTTACTCCCTTCCAACTACAAATCGATTTCCCTTCCACTTACCCCTTTTGCGCGCTTTCCCTCTGGCGCTGCTCAAATACTATCGGTCATGACCCTATCCACCTCTAAAAATTTCTGAGAAGCCGGAGAAAATAGTCATGAGTCAATCCAGCGGCCTCAATTTATTTAATTGGGGCGATCCCAAAATAAAGACGCTGCACGTTACTTGGTTTGCGTTTTTCCTGACTTTCGTGGTGTGGTTCTCCCACGCTCCGCTGATGGTCTTTATCAAGGAAGCGTTCGACCTCACCAGCCAGCAAGTAAAAGCCCTGTTAATCCTTAACGTGGCACTCACCATCCCCGCCCGTATCATTATCGGTATGCTGGTGGATAAATTGGGGCCGCGCTTGGTGTACAGCGGGCTGCTGATGACCTCATCTTTAATCTGTTTGGGCTTTGCCACCGCAGACAGTTATGAATCCCTGGCCCTGTTCCGCTTCCTGCTGGGATTTGTGGGTGCCGGCTTTGTAATTGGTATCCGCATGGTGGGTGAATGGTTCCCAGCCAAACAAGTTGGCTTGGCAGAAGGTGTTTACGGCGGCTGGGGGAATTTCGGTTCTGCTGCCGGTGCCATGACCCTGCCCACCATCGCCCTGCTGTTCGGCGGTGAAGATGGCTGGCGCTATGCCCTGGGCCTCACCGGCATCATCGCCGGCCTGTACGGCATCATCTACTACCGCGTTGCCCGCA
This DNA window, taken from Microbulbifer sp. VAAF005, encodes the following:
- the moaD gene encoding molybdopterin converting factor subunit 1, with the translated sequence MVKVLFFARLRQQLGMGETTLKDFSGSISELRKTLCEQHPDWSPHLQRDDIRMALNQELAETGAQVKAGDEVAFFPPVTGG
- the modB gene encoding molybdate ABC transporter permease subunit: MSIAAADWQALWLTLKLAGLTTLLLFIIGVPLAWKLSQWQSRWRHGIEVLITLPLVLPPTVLGFYLLLLFSPNYAPGQWLSQLFDGPLVFSFTGLVFASVIYSLPFMVQPLLAAFNANGQRLTQAAAVLGIPPWAALLKVLLPASRAAIVSACALTFAHTLGEFGVVLMIGGSIPGETQVVSIALYQHVEAMEYGAAHRLALMLMGITTVLLLAARWLGHSLAPRGSNNEQAKPVMGVLG
- a CDS encoding MFS transporter, with product MQYTQQLAGRALIFASAMFAANFSVWTLYAVLGVEIRGQLDLSATEYGVLLAAPILSGALLRFPAGFLVEYFSAKKLILLQMLLLLPVLFLLPFIDSYGAHLLAGLWLGISGVSFVLGIRYISPWFERGRQGTAMGIFGAGNAGAAITLALAPAIQNWFGREWIGPVYGAGIILMMVLFEFFAPEETRYMRSRGKPDLRSHLKPLTQIRVWRYGLYYYFVFGSFLALLLWLPNYYLSVYQVSTPVAMALTLLFVALSSSLRALGGGLPIATVRAPSIGVFFGPAWSVFSSSVTRPPA
- the moaE gene encoding molybdopterin synthase catalytic subunit MoaE — translated: MKLHFSRRLPAASGANMKAVDRIEVCETPLDVAAEYTALQGNSGDGACALFVGSVRDFNAGSDVCGLALEHYPGMTEKSLQRIINDARDRWSLGRATIVHRVGPMQINDEIVFVGVTSPHRQAAFAACQYIMDRLKTEAPFWKREAVAEESGKPSERWVEARASDAAEMEKWSAG
- the modA gene encoding molybdate ABC transporter substrate-binding protein gives rise to the protein MVRRLSLLLSALLVAIALPVNADNCTLRVAVAASFRPALEEVLPEFERRHACVVQISSGSSGVLYQQIAHRAPFDLFLSADRERPELLEKQGGALGNSRQTYALGLLALWHPKSESNIEQLLQTWPDKIVLADPKVAPFGSAARQALQSLDLWKKKQTQLARAHNAGQAYLMLDSGNAQLGFVAASQMQAAGRDNYWLLPQHLYKPIEQQLLIPTQSRRPKKAQSLANYLRSGEVQAQLYHLGYGVLPTQYRSRDGRSGS
- a CDS encoding molybdenum cofactor guanylyltransferase; amino-acid sequence: MARALVSKSTIGVVLAGGRSSRMGRDKALLAHPQQGNFLQHAEALLSELPLAKVVTSGARPGAIEDLVPERGPLGGLYSVALTTGADSALVIPVDMPLLGRKHLAELLAEGQTSGRPCYFENFFFPLWLPLNGDCLDYLRRAIEGSARNSVGALLRHLGAKSIPIKNAGDWHRNINTPADYLGLSTPDKTPENSFLRDH
- a CDS encoding alginate export family protein; translation: MTVSKFPKILGALLLGACSTVALQAAAQESENATLVDALKSGEVGLNLRYRVETVDQDGIDDEAVASTLRTRLNWRSGSYRGFTSFLEMDDVTAVGNDSYNSTVNGEDGYPVVADPEGTEINQAYIRYSGENSIITAGRQRINLDGQRFVGGVGWRQNEQTYDGVRYQYGSADSFQLDYSYVYNVNRIFGEDSAGSDMGGDIQLLHAIYPVAENHKISAFVYNLDLEDLTDNASRTYGVDYKGKFGPVKANLSYAHQSDIGDNQYDYSANYYLAELGADLGPVAAKLGYEVLGSDNDVGFKTPLATLHKFQGFTDKFLGTPADGVEDLYVGGSMKVAGGKLGLTYHNFEAAEGSESYGDEWNLSYGRKITEDISALVKYAAFDADDDSTAYADTDKLWIMVTANF
- the moaB gene encoding molybdenum cofactor biosynthesis protein B, whose translation is MSAHASKEFVPLNIAVLTVSDTRNEQTDTSGQYLVEALKTAGHQLADKRITPDDVYQMRAVVSAWIADPKVQVVLVTGGTGFTDRDSTPEALSPLFDKTVDGFGELFRHISLGDIGSSTVQSRALAGLANRTLICCMPGSTGACRTAWEGILLEQLDARHKPCNFIPHVRFASAPCESRG
- the moaA gene encoding GTP 3',8-cyclase MoaA, coding for MLQDNFGRRFYYLRLSVTDICNYRCNYCLPEGIGCGRSLEGENPLSVAEVGTLVRAFASLGTEKVRLTGGEPSLRKDLVPLLEAVRASDKIRRLAITTNGYRLPSQIDDWHRAGLDQVNVSIDSLDPAQFHHITGHNRLDKALAGLDRALALGIDTKVNAVLMRQYNLAELDNFLAWVRETPVTLRFIELMRTGDNREFFASNHVSGGDIETLLLREGWEQVIRTRDAGPAREYFHPDYAGRIGLITPYGKDFCASCNRLRVSAQGKLHLCLFADQGFDMREIIADGDSEALATHIRELIVDKTAGHQLHEGFTGATRNLAMLGG
- the moaC gene encoding cyclic pyranopterin monophosphate synthase MoaC encodes the protein MSQLTHLNQRGEASMVDVTEKDITDRSALAESSISMSAEAFALLSQGAHKKGDVLSVARIAGIQAAKKTSDLIPLCHPLALTKVAVDFELQPEKHSVHITAFCRLAGRTGVEMEALTAASVAALTIYDMCKAVDPAMEIGPTRLLQKTGGKRGHWRGDAADKA